In Rutidosis leptorrhynchoides isolate AG116_Rl617_1_P2 chromosome 6, CSIRO_AGI_Rlap_v1, whole genome shotgun sequence, the DNA window ATTTGAAAAATAAAGGGAAAGCAGCATCAAACGGTCGAAATATTTAAAATGGGGTCCCACTAACGGCTAACAAATCGACGTCTTGGGCTCGACTTCGAAGGTGAAAACGCCGAACCGACGCCGACGAGGTATAGGCGACGGTCGGTGGCGACGACGACGCTGGTAAACTACTTGCCACACCGTGTGCTCTAAGAATACATGTGATTTCAAGTATCTATATCATATAGATGGGTCATACATACactattattttatctgtatttatatatgtaattaaaaatttaatttaatactacaattataaaattataatttacgttattttcaattaaattaaattaaattaaaattatatgcGTCCATACAGACATAGCGATTTTGCATCTGTATAATCGTCATGCGGAATTCAATTAACGATGACGATTCATCTAATTGTCGATTTCTCAAGCAAACTACTCGTCTTCCGCTTCCAGGTTACAATTTATTCGAATTAACTCAATTTATTGATTTAGGTTAAATTGAGAATCAATTTTGAGAATTTGTGTTGTTTTAGTTGATAGTTATATCGATCTTGAGGATAgtgatgaggaagaagaagaagaatcagtGAATTTGGAAATGGGATGTCCTTATTGTTCTGAAGGATTTGATGCCCTAGGTTTATGTGTTCATCTTGAGGATCAACATCCACTTGAAATTAAATTGGGGGTAATTCATTTAACACTCTATGTATCATCTGCTATATTttagtttcattatttaattatatattataactgCTTTTGGTTAAAAAGATTACTTTTTGTTTGattaattatttaaaaattgaTTAACTTTATAATTGTCTTTTCAAAAGATATTTGTAACTACTATATAATTTTCAATGTAGCTACTTAATAGTATATGATGTTATGCAAAGTACTAGTATAATTGTGTGTCATATTTTAGTGATTTATTTATGCATTGCAGGTATGTCTACTTTGTGCTACTAATTTTGGGAGGAATATGATTTCTCACTTAATCATTCAACATGAGAATGTGTTAAAGATATCCTTTTTATAAGCTTGTTTTCAGCTTACTATTTCCTGAATTGTATTTCATTTCATGCttgtttatattttatattaaacatAATGTACTGATTTTATATGATATATTTGTGCATTTGTGGTAAGTGTAAGAGCATGATAAATGGGCTTTTTATGTTGTATGTATTTTACATCTTATAATTCAGTTGCACCAAATTTTTTAACTTTGGTTTGCAGAAACTGTTCTGATGTGGATATTGCCAttcatatattcatattcatatattcatTCTATAATCCGACATCCTAAATAGTTTTAGCTTCATAGTATACTTAAGtacttaattattgttatttacttatgCTATATCTTTAATTGTGTGGGTATATATGATATAACTTTACTCGCTATATACTTCTagttttatataataaacatgtctttttttaaatatttttagaagATTTATATTGCATCTAGATATATTTCTATACTTCTTATtcttatatagttatatgtatattCCCTTACTTTGCAAGGAATTTGACAAAATATTGAAATTTGTTAATTCCTTGACAAAATATTACGGACTTTGCAAGCGGAAGCTTCATGATGACGATGCTTTTTCTATTATATCTTTATTAAAAAAGAAACTGCAACAACATTCACGATCAATTCAAAAGGAGTCAACTTCTGTAACATCACCGCCTACCAATTCAGAAACTGATCCATTGCTGCTCTCATTTGTGTATAATAATACACCTCAAACTCATGATTCCAAAGTTTTGCAGCTTCATTCTTCATCAAAGATCCTTTCAAATGATCTCAAAAGGTAATTATTGTTTGGTGTCCTTAAAGTATTGCTCCTCATTATTTTAATATACAGTTTTCCCTTTGTTTAGACTAATCCCCAAATCTGACTAGTCAACCGACTTTTACAACAGTGTCATTTATTTATTAATGAGTTGATTTGGGCTGTGTTCTATTTCTAATGGGTTAAACTGTTTCAACTTAAAATATCTAAAAAGGAACAGGGACAATTTGGTTGAAGGTCTTCTAAAGCCTATTCCTAAACATACAACCTCCTAAACGGTTTATTCCATGATTTGTGTTATCATTGTAAGAATCTTGTTTCTGTTATCTGTAATCATTATTAACACATTATAAGTTATTAACGTAGACCAAGCTTACCATTCAATAGGTAGTAATGACCCATTTCAACATATTCACATTTTGACTAGCTGCACCCCCTCCCAACACACacacatcacacacacacacacacacacacacacacacacacacacacacacaccccatCTTACCACCGTTACTTGTATCTTTCATTGTGAGAACTAATTACAAAAAACATGGTTGTAGAACTTGGAATTACTCCCGAGTACTCTGTGTTTGGAGGCTCCGGGTACTCTGCAAGTACCTAGTCAAACtttgtcaaacttggtcaaaactcgggattactctaAAAATTGATCAAAACTCGGAAAATGGTCGACATACAGTCAAAATTTGCTAAAAATATGTCAAAACAtggccaaaactcgggattactcttGGTCagaatcggtcaaagtcaaacttgactTGGTCGACATCCGAGTACTCCCTGAGTTGCCGAGTACTCCTAAAAAGTCCCGACCGAGTATTCTCGAGTAGCGAGTCTTGCAaccttgacaaaaaaaaaaaaaaaagttctctTACACTATAGCCTGAATGCTTTGACCAAGTATACATAAGTTGTGTTTTTGCATACCTTCAAGTTTTAAAAAAATGGGTTGTGTGCATCATAGCGCTTAACAAAAAGCTAGCTTAGTGTAGTTCGGAGCTGTATAATTGTTCATATCATAATTAGTTGGAAATTTAATTGAACCCAGAAGAATATGTGTATTATGCAAAATATATATGGACCTTCAGTCAACTAAATACATGGGACCCGTATCCTTGTTAATATGAACTAGGTATAGTTTTGTGTAAAATTTAATGCATTAGTTTGAGGTTGAACCCTTGAACCTTGGATATCCGTCTCTATGATTAAAGGGTAGACGAATAAACCAATTTTGTCAAAATAAACATTTTCAAAGCAGGGAAGATTACTAGTGGATCTTGGTTAGTGGTAAATCCTTTAtttatcttatttttttttattgtacATTAGTGCAACTTCTTTTAAATTCTCAACGTCGATTTAAATATCTTGCTATGCTTCCATTACAAAGCTTAAATTCTTCATGTGAATGTCATAAAATTTTAATCAAGCTGATTCTATTCTTATACTAATTATGTTCTTTATCACCAAAGGGCTTATGGCCCAGCGTCATTGAGGTACCTCATTAACCTTGAGATTGTGAGTTTGCGTCCTGTCGTAGACTAttcaatgtgtgtgtgtgtgtgtgtgtgttagccGTTAAAAAAAGATTATGTTCTTCATCATCCCCTTAATCTTACTATCGCATCTGTGATCTGACGACACTTATTTTTTGTTGTTTGTTGGCAGTTGCAGTGACGCCCCAGATGGTTCTTATAGTCGTGAAGGCCTTGAAGAAAAGGCTGAGAAATCTGACTTTATACAGACAATATTACTATCGACCATTTTCGCTGACAGTTTGTAAAACAACAATATGATTGATGTTGGCAAGACATTCACGAAAGTCTGCTGATGATATGGCAATAATCTTAACGGACAGGAACAGGAACAGGGTTAGATGTTGGGGCTGAATTTTCTTAATGTTGTCTCTCATATTATGTAACCACTTGGGCTATATTTTGGCAGAGTAGTTGTTTATGATGGATAAAACCTTTATACCATTCACATGTAACATTTCTCCATATATAAAGTATTACCAAGGTTTCTTTTTTAATACACCTAGGGGTGTTCATAAAACCGTTAAACCGGGTTAACCGGCCGAATCGTATCTAGTTGGGTGGTTCGGTTCTTAAACTTGCAGTGTGGTGGCGTGATAATTAGGCAGCCAGGTATTACAAGTCTAATTTTTGGTTTGGATGAATTTACTAGCTAGTTAACACTCCTAAATAGACTTGTATTCTCAAGGTATAAACTCTACTTATCTGATTGTATCTTAGCTTATTTTTGGCTTATTTTACTTATTTTTTTCATTGAAGTTGCACATTATAATTGAACAACAATACTTATTCGAGAAAATGACTACTTATCTTTTAACAATATTTAGTGCTTGTGCATTGCACGGGTTTAAAacctagtatatgtatatataacatttTCAAGCTACACTTTATATCCTTACGTAGCCTTTGACAAAGACTCcataatgatataagatgcgtcTAAAGGTGTATCACGGAGAATGAGATATAAACCCTCAAAATGAGGTGGTTAGTGTTGTTAGAAAGTGACAATATTACCCTGACCCAACCCAGTACCCGATTCGAATTTAACTGGTTCAGCTTACTTTTGGTACAATGGTATTGATCAAAAGTCTTTAACTAATAGTCTAATACTATCGATCACTTGGTTTTTAGTTTATAACTACGGGATATCTAGCTATGCTGATCTATGTTCTGGACCCGAGTCATAACCTGAGAAAATGTGATCAAGTATGTTGGAGGTCTAAACAGGGACAACTTGTCCCTTTAATCATGTTCCAGACTATTGGTGTTGGACGGAGGACCCTTCGCAGCTATATACAGTTTCTAGCGCTCGATCTTAAATTGATAAACATGATTTGGCTCCTTGTTCAATACCAACGATTTGGTGCAGGTTTATCCAGATCaaaataaatgtttttattttggcgtttGAACCTTCTTCGTCTTCCTACTTAACTGAATCTATCGACCCGGGGTATGTCATTGGATAATCTTAAATGTGGTATTTGTGACCGTCATGATGAAGATGAACTGCATCTGTTTGTTTCTTGCGAGACCAGTAATCAGGGGTGGCAAAGGCTTTGGGCAAATGGCATTCTTAAGTCGGTAATCAGTCTCATTCTCAAGACCATTATTACTTAGGTATTTTGAAACGTTTGGCGGCTTTGTAATAGTTTCATCTTCAAGGATTCAAAGTTCAACAAGTTGCAAGTCTTCGATAGCACTGTTCTTGCCGGGTTTATTTGGTTGTATTCGCGCTTTCATATTCTTAGTATATTAATTGATCGGTTTCGTTACAAGACCTTATAAActgtttgtaattttttttttttgctagttCTAGCTAATTTTTATAGTATCTTCTGCCATTCAAAAAAAAAAGAAGGGCCAAAAATGATCCTTTGGGCTCATGTGGTATGGTATAACCAGTGCATCCCTAAACATGCTTTGCTCCTTTTGTTAGCCATGGAAAAGTTGCTTAAAACTCAAAATAAGTTTTCGATAATGAAACAGAGCCCAGATGTACAATGTGTGTTTTGTAAGAATCAACAAGACACTCAGGATcatctacaacaacaacaacaacaacaaaacccaataccacatcgttggtgtatgggggaggtgagatgtagacaatccttcctctaacggatagagagattgctttcgagtggacctccgacc includes these proteins:
- the LOC139855665 gene encoding protein DEHYDRATION-INDUCED 19 homolog 6-like is translated as MRNSINDDDSSNCRFLKQTTRLPLPVDSYIDLEDSDEEEEEESVNLEMGCPYCSEGFDALGLCVHLEDQHPLEIKLGVCLLCATNFGRNMISHLIIQHENVLKGLCKRKLHDDDAFSIISLLKKKLQQHSRSIQKESTSVTSPPTNSETDPLLLSFVYNNTPQTHDSKVLQLHSSSKILSNDLKSCSDAPDGSYSREGLEEKAEKSDFIQTILLSTIFADSL